Genomic window (Terriglobia bacterium):
ATCGCATCGAACAGGCGCAGGATCAGGGAAGCGGACTGGCTCCAGACGATACCGAACCGTTTCTCGTTCAATATATTATTTCCGAACTCAACCAGCCTCTTGAAGACGGTTCGCATCTGGAAGATGAACAGAAAGGCGAAGTTTTCTTTGTGCTTCGAACCGTCATTTCATCGTTTGCGAGGAAACCCAGTGGGAAAGAAACCAGAGAATAAAGTCCAGAAACGCAATGCGGCCCCGTCGAAAAATCCGTGGTTGATTGCGGGTGCGGCGGCAATCATGATTTGCATCGTGTGGGCGACCCTGCACATGGTGAATACGAATTCCGCCGGCTCGAGCCCATCGCCGCAGGCATTGGATTCCAATGGCGCACCGATCGCTCTCATTGCAACCCTGTCTCCCGAGATGTATACCGGTCGAGCGCGCGAGGCGTATCAGGCGGCCAGGGACATTCCC
Coding sequences:
- a CDS encoding CYCXC family (seleno)protein, which translates into the protein MGKKPENKVQKRNAAPSKNPWLIAGAAAIMICIVWATLHMVNTNSAGSSPSPQALDSNGAPIALIATLSPEMYTGRAREAYQAARDIPEILAQLPCFCGCVDSLGHHNNLYCFADSHGSICDLCQDIALSAQDMHRKGMPISQIRDNIRATYGNAQ